In a genomic window of Narcine bancroftii isolate sNarBan1 chromosome 7, sNarBan1.hap1, whole genome shotgun sequence:
- the LOC138738758 gene encoding TSC22 domain family protein 1-like isoform X2, translating into MMQQSESAADRKMAQPLYPRRSSSAAGAASPAPLGGLMGASTGRPHPDEMPPSSMRSAAVLPGPNPSGGPIPPNPGTVPPPAAPHPPQSLSLHPSPAPPVSVAGAQIKKKSGFQITSVTPAQNNAGSNNSIAEDTESYDDMDESHTEDLSSSEILDVSRATDYEPERSSSEETLNNVGDAETPSALSPNQPRLPQHQTTLFNGSIHGLHPHHLHHPHPLHHHHHHLHPAIVPGSAMVGAAAPGNPPSASGITPFANVTTSTEKNAINPPMPGLVTSSVGPSAPLSSNITPVNGNARSVSAVSNVSSNININVGGTSGGANANTVGGTIPSVIGASNVAASISAVGGQITTGSQQPVIGSSRFRVVKLDSSTEPFKKGRWVCTEFYDKDNATVLVESMSMNRTVESVKQVTAEANLERESPSGGSSVSSSLSAVSYYVENAGNGEPGLAAGPPQQAFQALCNQQLDLSGGPLPPSVSQPQLAQIQLHSQDVIHPQQKPSAPLSGRTNVSSVTGVQQAPIPQQLPYSQQQQPSQTLSAIGQPQQLSYPQQQPASQITQHVLSSNASAVITEYVQHSQMQPSAQVIQQSSTGVGSAASSAQAQPVLAQVQPGLALNQSVGHVSAMMPPAGSANGQLVTGQQGSTISLLQQSCSPPINQSAPIGLQANAPQPSSVQQVGQNLQGAVVQPQGSAPGLVQQVSTTPQKQQLLTPQSVENIIQNVTNQQITGISSTPSTVTANQPNIGSNVSTSIPTAPASAVPQQTTAQACALQNGSQPSIPTNVSLPVVQGGPQKLPPGSAPYPAAGQSLKVVEDAGPPADPSVLNVHQVAIGETVLSAANALVQEIASSANLPASASLLPLKTLPLSMQPVDGEDDRYFQDFTGPL; encoded by the coding sequence ATGATGCAGCAGTCGGAAAGCGCGGCGGACAGGAAGATGGCGCAGCCGCTCTACCCTCGGCGGAGTAGCAGTGCGGCCGGTGCCGCCTCCCCGGCTCCGCTCGGCGGCCTGATGGGTGCCTCGACCGGACGCCCGCACCCAGACGAAATGCCGCCGAGCAGCATGCGCTCGGCCGCCGTTTTGCCGGGCCCCAATCCCAGTGGCGGGCCCATCCCCCCCAACCCCGGGACGGTGCCGCCTCCGGCCGCGCCGCATCCGCCGCAGAGTCTCAGCCTCCATCCTTCTCCTGCGCCGCCGGTGTCCGTGGCCGGGGCCCAGATCAAGAAGAAAAGTGGCTTTCAGATTACCAGCGTGACCCCGGCGCAGAATAACGCCGGCTCCAACAACAGCATCGCCGAGGACACCGAGAGTTATGACGACATGGACGAGTCTCACACCGAGGACCTGTCGTCCTCTGAGATCCTGGACGTCTCCAGGGCCACTGACTATGAGCCGGAGCGCAGCTCCTCGGAGGAAACTTTAAACAACGTCGGGGATGCGGAGACCCCCAGCGCCTTGTCTCCGAATCAGCCTCGCCTGCCTCAGCACCAGACAACTTTGTTTAATGGAAGCATCCACGGTCTCCATCCACACCACCTGCATCACCCTCACcctcttcatcaccaccaccaccaccttcacCCTGCCATCGTGCCAGGTTCTGCGATGGTTGGTGCTGCGGCTCCTGGAAACCCTCCTTCGGCCAGTGGAATTACGCCTTTTGCAAATGTTACAACCAGTACTGAAAAAAATGCCATCAATCCACCCATGCCTGGATTAGTGACCAGCTCAGTTGGTCCTTCTGCACCTCTGTCATCCAACATCACCCCAGTTAATGGAAACGCCAGAAGTGTAAGTGCAGTGAGTAATGTGAGCAGTAATATAAACATCAATGTTGGTGGGACGAGTGGTGGTGCAAATGCTAATACTGTGGGGGGTACTATCCCCAGTGTTATTGGGGCCTCTAACGTTGCAGCTTCCATCAGTGCAGTAGGAGGCCAAATTACTACAGGAAGCCAGCAGCCTGTAATCGGCAGTTCTAGATTTAGAGTTGTGAAACTGGATTCTAGCACTGAACCATTCAAGAAAGGTCGATGGGTCTGTACAGAGTTTTATGACAAGGATAATGCCACTGTTCTGGTTGAAAGCATGTCAATGAACAGGACAGTGGAGAGTGTAAAGCAAGTAACTGCTGAAGCAAATCTGGAACGGGAAAGTCCAAGTGGAGGTAGTTCCGTGAGCAGTTCTTTGAGTGCAGTAAGTTATTATGTAGAGAATGCTGGCAATGGAGAACCAGGTTTGGCAGCTGGACCTCCGCAACAGGCCTTTCAAGCATTGTGCAACCAGCAGCTAGATCTTAGTGGTGGTCCTTTGCCACCAAGTGTTTCCCAGCCACAGCTTGCACAAATTCAGTTGCATTCACAAGATGTTATCCATCCACAGCAGAAGCCGAGTGCTCCTCTTTCTGGTAGAACAAATGTCAGCAGTGTAACTGGTGTTCAACAAGCCCCAATTCCACAGCAGTTGCCATATTCTCAGCAGCAGCAACCTTCACAGACCTTGTCAGCCATAGGCCAGCCACAACAGCTGTCATATCCTCAACAACAGCCAGCTTCGCAGATAACGCAGCATGTTCTGTCATCAAATGCGAGCGCTGTCATTACAGAATATGTGCAGCACTCTCAAATGCAGCCATCTGCACAAGTTATTCAGCAGAGCAGTACTGGAGTTGGATCAGCAGCATCTTCAGCGCAAGCACAACCCGTATTAGCACAAGTGCAACCTGGACTGGCACTGAATCAATCTGTAGGGCATGTTTCAGCAATGATGCCACCTGCTGGTTCTGCCAATGGGCAACTGGTGACTGGTCAACAAGGGAGTACAATCTCATTGTTACAGCAGTCTTGTTCTCCACCTATAAACCAGTCAGCACCAATTGGCTTGCAAGCAAATGCTCCCCAACCTTCCTCAGTGCAGCAAGTAGGACAGAATCTTCAAGGTGCAGTGGTACAGCCGCAGGGCAGTGCTCCAGGGCTTGTGCAGCAAGTATCTACAACACCACAGAAACAACAATTGTTAACACCTCAAAGTGTTGAGAATATTATTCAAAATGTGACCAACCAACAGATAACTGGAATAAGTTCTACACCATCTACTGTTACTGCCAACCAACCCAATATTGGGTCTAATGTATCTACCAGTATACCGACTGCACCTGCAAGTGCTGTTCCACAACAAACCACCGCTCAGGCTTGTGCTTTGCAGAATGGTAGCCAGCCATCCATACCAACAAACGTAAGCCTCCCTGTGGTACAAGGAGGACCGCAGAAATTGCCACCAGGCTCTGCTCCGTATCCAGCTGCGGGCCAGTCATTGAAAGTTGTAGAAGATGCTGGCCCACCTGCAGACCCATCGGTGCTGAATGTGCATCAGGTAGCTATTGGAGAAACTGTGTTGAGTGCAGCCAATGCTCTGGTCCAGGAAATTGCCAGCAGCGCCAATCTACCAGCTTCTGCATCGCTGCTTCCTTTAAAGACCTTGCCACTGTCCATGCAACCTGTGGATGGGGAAGATGACAG
- the LOC138738758 gene encoding TSC22 domain family protein 1-like isoform X1 encodes MMQQSESAADRKMAQPLYPRRSSSAAGAASPAPLGGLMGASTGRPHPDEMPPSSMRSAAVLPGPNPSGGPIPPNPGTVPPPAAPHPPQSLSLHPSPAPPVSVAGAQIKKKSGFQITSVTPAQNNAGSNNSIAEDTESYDDMDESHTEDLSSSEILDVSRATDYEPERSSSEETLNNVGDAETPSALSPNQPRLPQHQTTLFNGSIHGLHPHHLHHPHPLHHHHHHLHPAIVPGSAMVGAAAPGNPPSASGITPFANVTTSTEKNAINPPMPGLVTSSVGPSAPLSSNITPVNGNARSVSAVSNVSSNININVGGTSGGANANTVGGTIPSVIGASNVAASISAVGGQITTGSQQPVIGSSRFRVVKLDSSTEPFKKGRWVCTEFYDKDNATVLVESMSMNRTVESVKQVTAEANLERESPSGGSSVSSSLSAVSYYVENAGNGEPGLAAGPPQQAFQALCNQQLDLSGGPLPPSVSQPQLAQIQLHSQDVIHPQQKPSAPLSGRTNVSSVTGVQQAPIPQQLPYSQQQQPSQTLSAIGQPQQLSYPQQQPASQITQHVLSSNASAVITEYVQHSQMQPSAQVIQQSSTGVGSAASSAQAQPVLAQVQPGLALNQSVGHVSAMMPPAGSANGQLVTGQQGSTISLLQQSCSPPINQSAPIGLQANAPQPSSVQQVGQNLQGAVVQPQGSAPGLVQQVSTTPQKQQLLTPQSVENIIQNVTNQQITGISSTPSTVTANQPNIGSNVSTSIPTAPASAVPQQTTAQACALQNGSQPSIPTNVSLPVVQGGPQKLPPGSAPYPAAGQSLKVVEDAGPPADPSVLNVHQVAIGETVLSAANALVQEIASSANLPASASLLPLKTLPLSMQPVDGEDDRYKRTKTSSTMIS; translated from the coding sequence ATGATGCAGCAGTCGGAAAGCGCGGCGGACAGGAAGATGGCGCAGCCGCTCTACCCTCGGCGGAGTAGCAGTGCGGCCGGTGCCGCCTCCCCGGCTCCGCTCGGCGGCCTGATGGGTGCCTCGACCGGACGCCCGCACCCAGACGAAATGCCGCCGAGCAGCATGCGCTCGGCCGCCGTTTTGCCGGGCCCCAATCCCAGTGGCGGGCCCATCCCCCCCAACCCCGGGACGGTGCCGCCTCCGGCCGCGCCGCATCCGCCGCAGAGTCTCAGCCTCCATCCTTCTCCTGCGCCGCCGGTGTCCGTGGCCGGGGCCCAGATCAAGAAGAAAAGTGGCTTTCAGATTACCAGCGTGACCCCGGCGCAGAATAACGCCGGCTCCAACAACAGCATCGCCGAGGACACCGAGAGTTATGACGACATGGACGAGTCTCACACCGAGGACCTGTCGTCCTCTGAGATCCTGGACGTCTCCAGGGCCACTGACTATGAGCCGGAGCGCAGCTCCTCGGAGGAAACTTTAAACAACGTCGGGGATGCGGAGACCCCCAGCGCCTTGTCTCCGAATCAGCCTCGCCTGCCTCAGCACCAGACAACTTTGTTTAATGGAAGCATCCACGGTCTCCATCCACACCACCTGCATCACCCTCACcctcttcatcaccaccaccaccaccttcacCCTGCCATCGTGCCAGGTTCTGCGATGGTTGGTGCTGCGGCTCCTGGAAACCCTCCTTCGGCCAGTGGAATTACGCCTTTTGCAAATGTTACAACCAGTACTGAAAAAAATGCCATCAATCCACCCATGCCTGGATTAGTGACCAGCTCAGTTGGTCCTTCTGCACCTCTGTCATCCAACATCACCCCAGTTAATGGAAACGCCAGAAGTGTAAGTGCAGTGAGTAATGTGAGCAGTAATATAAACATCAATGTTGGTGGGACGAGTGGTGGTGCAAATGCTAATACTGTGGGGGGTACTATCCCCAGTGTTATTGGGGCCTCTAACGTTGCAGCTTCCATCAGTGCAGTAGGAGGCCAAATTACTACAGGAAGCCAGCAGCCTGTAATCGGCAGTTCTAGATTTAGAGTTGTGAAACTGGATTCTAGCACTGAACCATTCAAGAAAGGTCGATGGGTCTGTACAGAGTTTTATGACAAGGATAATGCCACTGTTCTGGTTGAAAGCATGTCAATGAACAGGACAGTGGAGAGTGTAAAGCAAGTAACTGCTGAAGCAAATCTGGAACGGGAAAGTCCAAGTGGAGGTAGTTCCGTGAGCAGTTCTTTGAGTGCAGTAAGTTATTATGTAGAGAATGCTGGCAATGGAGAACCAGGTTTGGCAGCTGGACCTCCGCAACAGGCCTTTCAAGCATTGTGCAACCAGCAGCTAGATCTTAGTGGTGGTCCTTTGCCACCAAGTGTTTCCCAGCCACAGCTTGCACAAATTCAGTTGCATTCACAAGATGTTATCCATCCACAGCAGAAGCCGAGTGCTCCTCTTTCTGGTAGAACAAATGTCAGCAGTGTAACTGGTGTTCAACAAGCCCCAATTCCACAGCAGTTGCCATATTCTCAGCAGCAGCAACCTTCACAGACCTTGTCAGCCATAGGCCAGCCACAACAGCTGTCATATCCTCAACAACAGCCAGCTTCGCAGATAACGCAGCATGTTCTGTCATCAAATGCGAGCGCTGTCATTACAGAATATGTGCAGCACTCTCAAATGCAGCCATCTGCACAAGTTATTCAGCAGAGCAGTACTGGAGTTGGATCAGCAGCATCTTCAGCGCAAGCACAACCCGTATTAGCACAAGTGCAACCTGGACTGGCACTGAATCAATCTGTAGGGCATGTTTCAGCAATGATGCCACCTGCTGGTTCTGCCAATGGGCAACTGGTGACTGGTCAACAAGGGAGTACAATCTCATTGTTACAGCAGTCTTGTTCTCCACCTATAAACCAGTCAGCACCAATTGGCTTGCAAGCAAATGCTCCCCAACCTTCCTCAGTGCAGCAAGTAGGACAGAATCTTCAAGGTGCAGTGGTACAGCCGCAGGGCAGTGCTCCAGGGCTTGTGCAGCAAGTATCTACAACACCACAGAAACAACAATTGTTAACACCTCAAAGTGTTGAGAATATTATTCAAAATGTGACCAACCAACAGATAACTGGAATAAGTTCTACACCATCTACTGTTACTGCCAACCAACCCAATATTGGGTCTAATGTATCTACCAGTATACCGACTGCACCTGCAAGTGCTGTTCCACAACAAACCACCGCTCAGGCTTGTGCTTTGCAGAATGGTAGCCAGCCATCCATACCAACAAACGTAAGCCTCCCTGTGGTACAAGGAGGACCGCAGAAATTGCCACCAGGCTCTGCTCCGTATCCAGCTGCGGGCCAGTCATTGAAAGTTGTAGAAGATGCTGGCCCACCTGCAGACCCATCGGTGCTGAATGTGCATCAGGTAGCTATTGGAGAAACTGTGTTGAGTGCAGCCAATGCTCTGGTCCAGGAAATTGCCAGCAGCGCCAATCTACCAGCTTCTGCATCGCTGCTTCCTTTAAAGACCTTGCCACTGTCCATGCAACCTGTGGATGGGGAAGATGACAG